The genomic segment TTAGCTTTgatggaattttaatttttctaatttcatatGCATATAAATCACCTGAGGATACTGTTAacttgtaaattttatgttagcACTTCTGGGATAAGGCCTGTGATTCTTCATTTCTATTAAGTTTCCAGGGTATGTTGAACCACTAGGAAGAGGCACATTTTGAGTAGCAAGACATTGGTTCATCTATAGTGAGTTAGTAGAGAATCCAGATATTTCTGATCcaaatagattttcttttgtgttataATATGGACTGGCTTGACATCCTGGAAAATGACCCAGAGTCTAATTCTTTTGTGTTTGCCAGCAAACTTCAGGGCCACATCTCGCTGTTCAGTACACTTCAGAAAATAAACACTATTGAAACATTTTATGAAAGCAGGATAAACTTTTGCTGGACTACTATAATATGTGTATGATATTACTGATGGCCTAACTTAAGCACGGTCCTATTCTAACACAAGTAAGGGTGAGAAAAGTATGACACAGCATGTCTGCCATCAATAAGTTCATaattcaataacaaaaatacaCATAGAACAATTTGATAAAGAATATAATTATATCCTGTGGCCAGGGTGAATATTATAAGTAACTTCAGAAGGAGGAGGTAAAGAAGAAATACGTAAGTCAAgagaaaatgctgaaagaatttcAAACTTATACCAGACCTGGAAGCACAGAAGGAATGGGATAGgtttggaagagaagagagaaacaaaggtaTTTCAGAAGGGAGAGTAGCTTAATGCTTTAGAGGAGCAGATTGGCAGTACCTACGTTTCAGACAGGGGAGTTTCAGTGGAAACACTCTGAAAAGTTAATGAGGCAGGAATATAGAAGGGCCCAAAGGTTAGGAAGAAAAGCAATTATATTCCCTTTTATATATAAGGGACCTATTATCAGAACACCAAGCACAAAGTGATTGTTTAGCCCCTGTGACTTTAGCTACCTTTCAAACCTGAcattatataatttgattttatgaGGTTTTGAATAGATATGTGACACAAAGAATTAAGATGCTTAGATTAATTAGGTAATTATAAATTACTGcctggtacacacacacaaacacagacacacacatcaatatcatcatcatcatcttttcaTTACTATCAGTTTTTAGATTAAACAAAATTTCAGGTTTAGGGCTCACATGGGCTAACAGTTCTGAGAATATCTGAACTGTTCAGATAGAGTAGGTTCAACCCCTACTCTAACACTCAGTTTGGTATGTGATGATAAGTGAAAaaatttctttacagaaaatagtGTCTTGGAGTCAGAAGCCAACCCAGAGAGAGGGATTCTCACTGTGGAAACAGTTTAAAGAATACCAGTAGAGCATCTGAACTTTTAAGAGAAGCACAAATGAATGTTGAATCCCCaaattagagatgagaaaattgagcctcaaagaaattttgaatttatatttactCAGCTTAAGACTAGAAATACCTattaaaatgctttttgtttatttaagtgaaaaaaatcacttaaacaaCTTCTGTTGCAGACTTCTATGTGCCAGATCCTGTGTTTGAAATtagcaaacctgacaaaaacaagcaatggagaaaggattccgtgtttaataaatgatgttgggaaaactggctaaacacctgcagaaagcagaaacttgaccccttcctgacacctcacactaaaattaattccagctggattgaagacttaaacataagacctaacaccataaaaacactacaagaaaatctaggcaatactattcaggtcacagtcataggcaaggacttcatgactaaaacatcaaaagcatcggcaacaaagctaaaatagacaaatgggacctaattaaacttcagagcttctgtacagcaaaagaaacaatcattagagtgaactggcaaccaacagaatgggaaaacattttttgcaatctaccctctgacaaacggctaatatccagaatctacaaagaaataaaacagtttacaagaaaaaaacaaataaacccttTCCAAAGTcaatgaaggatatgaacagacacttttcaaaagaagacatatatgacaccaacaaatatatgaaaaaatgctcatcatcactggtcgtcagagaaatgcaaatcaaaattaccttgagataccatctcacaccagttataatgttgatcattaaaaaatctggagacaacagatgctggagaggatgtggagaaatgggaacacttttacactgttgatgggagtgtcaattagttcaaccattgtggaagacagtgtggcaattcctcagggacccggaaatagaaattccatttgacccaggaatcccattactgggtatatatccaaagaattctaaatcattctattataaagacacatgcacatgtatgttcattgtggcactatttacaatagcaaagacctggaaccaacacaaatgcccactgatgatagactggacaaggataatgtggcacatatacaccatggaatacatgcagccataaaagatgagttcgtgtcctttgtgggcacatggatgaatctggaaaccatcatcctcagcaaactgaaataagaacagaaaatcaaacactacatgttcccactcataggcggtgtcgaacaatgagaacacatgaacacagggaggggagcatcacacactgaggtctgttggcggggaataagggagggacagtggcagggtagggaagttggggagggataacatggggagaaatgccagatataggtaccgggggatggaggcagaaaaccacattgccatgtatgtacctatgcaacaatcctgcatattctgcacatgtaccctagaacctaaagtgcaataaaacatatatattagaaaaaacaattgtCTTACCTGGCTGAGGTCACATGACTAGCATGGGCAAAAGCAATATCCAAAGGCCATTCTCCTTCCACTACTTCTCTGCCTAACAGGTAATATTAAAATCTGTATAGAAATCATGTGTCAACCACAGAGAACAGTCAGTGAGTAACACAAATAATAAACTGAGTTCATAAAGGTGAAACTTAAGTATAGTCAGTTAAAAATGTACAAGGAGAATGATTAATTCTTGAGGACTTAGTACTTCTTATCATGGAAGAAAGTTCATGGTTGTGGGATTGAAACATCTGCCTTAGAACAGtccatttgctttaaaatttttctacgGCACTTCTTAGCATAGGTCAAAATTCTCCTCAAGCAGACTACAGAAATCCTTTGAGGATGCATTGGATAAGGGACATCAACACTCTAGCAGCCCAATCaggaaagcaaaaggaagaagacagaaagatacTGACTTGCCAGGAAAGGGGGTGATGGTCCAGATCCCACCTAGAACTCCAGCCCAGGCCTGGAGAATCTGTTGGCTTTGCCTTCCAGACAAATGTAAAGACAATAAATTTTAGGCTATCTAGACAGGGTTTTCTGCTCCAATCCTTCCCCTCCTAGAAAGAAGTGCTCTCACCAATTCAATCCACCTTAAGCCAAGCCTGTGTTAGCTACCTTTGGTTTTCTTCTGATCCCAGCTCTTTAACTTGGTTCCCTCATGTACTGGGAGGTAACATGAGATGTGGGGAAGGAGCTTGTTTGTCTCACACATTCCTCTACACCTATGGCCTAACACAGTGGCAGCACATAAAAGATGGGTTTTTCTAGGTTCTTAAGCAATTTCCCTTGCAGTATTTACAGATTAATGTTCAGAACTTTAATATGCACAATGTGTTTATTTGCAGCAAGTCcactgttttaaatatatatatatctttctgtCAATACCAATAAGCTGCCATCTTATAGAGAGACTTACTGGTTCATGCACTGCAAGTATAAAGGCATCACCTAATTCTCACTTGAACAGATATGGCATGGGGTTAGCCTCGTTAAAAAGTGCTTGGGATTCAGAAACAAAACTCTTAGTTTTGaggttattttttcatttaacatgtagcttgttttttatttgttaaataggtaCAGAAATACCTACCCTACTTTTCTCACAGGTTTTGAGAAAAAATTGAGCTAGCATATGGAAATTGCTTTATGGATTAACCAGTACTATACAGATCATAATAATGATATTATGATCATAGCCATATTTGGTAATACCACATTGATAGCTGTATTGCCTGGTGATATTTACACTATGAATCCATAATAATacctttaattataaatttaaaaggtaTGGTTTCGTGGTATTCAGAACTTACCTTTACAATGATAAATTATGTCCCCCTCCTAGAAGAACCAGGTACTATTTCCTAGTATTTATGTCAGCATCATGAATTAAACTCGGGTTCAACAAAAGATGCCAGATTCCACAGAAGTGgaacagtaaacatttgttatgAAACAGTTACTGTAATTGTTCCCTGAttcccaaagcaatttaaagTTGGAGCAAGAGATCTGTGGAATGGAGAAACTTGTGATGCATTAGGGACAGTGCCCCACAGACCCGATTAAGAGGGGTGCTGGGAAAATAGATTGTGGCTGAACTAAAGCTCACAGATGAAATAACACTCTCCTGCCCACATAACTTCTAGGAGCAGGGACAGATGTTCACCAAACAAACTTTATAAAATGTGAGAGCTTCCtagtttaaaatatatctacCAAAGTTAATTCAAAGTATGAGCTTAATAATTCAAATAATGTTTACTAAAATGAAATGCTAGAATTGAAAAATGACCTAGATgttatgaatgaaataaaatggagacTACCTATGAATTAAATGCATTgttatttaactttttgcttacttatgtttattcttttggaaaaattaattttatgcagCATGCCATTTTCAagcatttttgaaatgaaaagaaatacagataagcaataaaataaatagatccaTGGGACAAAAACAACTCTATATGTTTAAGGccagaaaagtgaaaaacaaatccAGAATGGATAGTTTGGGGCATTATTGGGAAGAAAGAACATCACTGAATTAAAGTGTCTTAGCAAAGTCTATGAAGCTACATTTTAGATATTAACACTTAGATTCTGACTGTAATTTTCTAATAGATGTCTTATTTCCCACACAATACTTGAAATCTGATCAATAACAATTTACTCAAAAAGCaaaattgtatgtatgtatgcacacagacataaacacacacatatacaagcaCAGCTCCCCCCAAAACACACACCATAAACCATGGTATGtgtacataaaatacaaatagaTATGTCAAGGGTTTTCTAATATTAAGATCATAGAGGTCTAGAGCCAGAAAATGCTGCAAAAATTATTTAGTAAGACTTCTCTTTCTatagatgaataaactgaggtAAAAGTGATGAAATACTGTTCCAAAGTCTCTGTTAGCATTTGGCCTAGAAAGAATTCAGAACACTCACTCTTCAGAAGAACCAGATAATGACAATAATGATACCATATGAATTTTTACCAATTCTTAGACAAGCTAATGAAATAGTCTGAACATATAGGCCTCATATGCCTGGAAGATAAAGTGAGTAGTAAGATATTTTATTAACCTGAAGAGAGATTATTGGAGTGAAACTTACCTATATCTATTGTAGAACTTCCCTTCTGAATTCAGAAAAGCACTAGAATCAACAAAGGGGAGCCTTTATTCTCTTTTTGGAAGTGGCCTCTAGTGGCCTCTATGGACAAGAGGCCACAGAGGCATTCAAGCAACGCAACAAAGTGTGAAAACATGCATCCCATTGTCTCCCTCAAGAGCagaaaatagacataaaaattgATCTGCTTCTCAGCAGAAAACTCAGAGATGAATGGCAGTTATAAGTTGCCTGCAGAAAGGATCCAGGAGAAGCCATAGCTGGCAAATGGGTTATACTGGTCCATTATCTGGTTTCCAGGTGGATAACAGTGAATCTTGACTGAGATAGACACTTATTCTGAATTTACGGTTGCATATGTCACAAATAAAGCAAATACTACTTCCACCACTAGTATAGGCCAAGAGCAAATGTATTATTATAATTTGGATGTTGGTCATCTAATTAAAgaaccttaaaattttttttattgcatcttaggttttggggtacatgtgaagaacatgcaagatagttgcataggtacacacatggtggtgtgatttgttgccttcctccccttcacctatatctggcttttctcccccatgctatctctccccaactccccaccccacaccgtccctctcctatttccccccaacacaccccagtgtgtagtgctcccctccctgtatccatgtagAACTCTAAAATTTGGCATTGAGTAACAAAGCATCATAAATAGATTTATATCCATTCCCATTCACAAAACACAGACAAATGAAAATTGAACAACTGAATCCCCTGCTTACAAAATTGGAGAGTAACAAGGACTAAAGGGATGTGTTTCAGAACTGAATGAATATCTGTTAAGACTTGCTATACATGACATTAAAGGGAGATCACCATTGGATGTATTGCTGAGTTACTATAGAAGATAGAGAAGACAGTGGGGATGGTACAGGTACTCAAAGACACTTCTCTATTTCTAACACTTTTTATTTGCCTGCTTCTGTGTTGGTGGGACATTCTTTGCATTTATGAGTTCTAGAAGATTATTTGCTGACCATGACACCATGACAATACATCTAAATATCACTACTGCCCATACTCCTAAGGAATGATAACATGGTTCATTCTCTTTTCACCTTTTAAAGTAGAATTaatggtttttctcttttttttttacctgttgGATGATGCAGGCCTATATGCTTGCAGTTATCCAATCCAAGTCCAATATAACAGAATTGATAAAGGGGAATCCCTGACCATATTTACATTGCTGCCAACGTTATGGGTTAGTTCTCTAGCTGAACCTAACAGTCTTACTCCAGGGAGGATAAtctagataaaataaattaaaagtgaaggaaaggagaaatatttGTAGCTATGAAAGGAGCCCATGAGAAGCTCTTTGGCATACTCTAAAATGCATTCGGGTATGACTACTACGGTATGACACTAACCTGGGAAGATCAACATTTGGGGTTCAAAATATACACTCAAACTCTATTTAAGCAATAAGCAGTTAATGACAACGTATTTAGTGTATAATCCAACATTGATTGAATTGTTCTGAAAGACAGTTTCTCAAAAGTGGCCTAGAAAGTATGACTGATGTTTTTAGAACTCTCCTTTGTGGACCGAAATTTCTTCCTCCTGCAGGACCATGTCCCGTGTCTCTGTTAAAGCCTTATATGAGTACACATTCTGGAATCACATGTTTTCTGTGAAAACAGCAACCCATGTAAatttaatttatgtttaatttaaaaatctggcctctcttgaaattttttttgtttctttttaacagatgggatcttgctctgtcacctgggctttagtgcagtggcacaatcacagctcactgcagccttggactcctgggcttaagcaatccttccatctcagcctcccaagtacctgggaccacagttgtgcaccatcatgcctggttaatttttaatattttgtagagacatggtctcaatATGATGACCAGGCTTCTCTTGAAATTTAGAAAATCAGTTAATAAACATCCTGAATTATCTTACAGCAACAACCCACTGAAGtgagaaataatgtattttatatgactcACGCCCCCTTTTCATGGTTCACAGTCCTCACCAGCACTGTCTCATTCTTAATTGGAGGAATTCTTCATTCTTAACTCATATCACAATTTGTGTTCCTGGAAATGCATTCTCATAGACTACAATATGAATGGGGGCCACTGGATTTGTCTCATTtagatatgtacacacacacacatctcctggatataattacataatatataacataatgtaATTATGTCCAGAATTTGCTTCAATGTATTCTAAAGGAAGAAGATAAGTGGGTATGGATAATGACGAAAGAAGGTTGATCATGTGTAATTATTTAAGCTGTAAATTAGCACAATGAGTTTTATTAAATTGTTCTCattcttttgttaaatatttgaaaatgaaaatgtttttaaaaagttctaaaggaaaaacatacatatcatatatataaatgtgtgtgtatataaatagagatacatgtgtgtatgtgtatgtatttaaacAGAGCTGCAAACATATTGGGGGAAACATATAATGGTATTTAGGGTAGTAATatgatattttttttattgcattttaggttttggggtacatgtgcagagcatgcaatacagttgcataggtacacacatggcagtgtgttttgtttgctttctccccttcacccacatttggcatttctccccaggctatccctacccacctccccctcccactagccctccccttttccccccaatagaccccagtgtttagtactcccctctctgtgtccatgtgttctcatttttcaacacccgcctatgagtgagaatatgcagtgtttcattttctgttcttgtgtcagtttgctgagaatgatgttctccagattcatccatgtccctacaaacgacacaaactcatcatttctgattgctgcaaaaatattccatggtgtatatgtgacacattttcccaatcctgtctatcatcaatgggcatttgggttgattccaggtagTAATATGATATTTCTAATGGTAATTTAGCCAGGAACTTTAAAAGTTTATACCACCTGCCCTATTCATTTCATGTCTTAGAATTTGTCCTGCGAAAACATGTGTTggacattgaaaaaaattaactccaagtgCTCATAGTAGAtctaataaatcaaaataaaaacatgatgaATGTATGACTCCTACTTACTAAGAGAAACATTGGAATGGTATCTTTGGGAGGTGACCATGGTGACAacaatttttctaattctttttgttttttaagaattttagaaaatattgaatttaaaaattttagaaaatattatattaatgatATACTAATGAGGTGACTTTTAGTGAGAGATATCTGGCTCTAGTAATTATTAACTGAGAGTAAAAGGAGGGATAAATAGCAACTTTTAGTCCTCACTATGGAGTCTTAGCTTCAATTCTGAAATTCTAGGACACTGTGAAGCCAATATTATGCTATGTACCCCCTCCAACTTATTGAAACTTTAAATGATACTGAgacctggattttaaaaattattttcttattacaaGTATGATAACTATGgattagaaagaaagaatctcCAATATCACCTAGGTAGTTTATGGAACTGAAGATTTTGTACTACTGCCTCTCTATTTCCACAGCTTATAGCGCAACTGTTTTCCACTATGCTTCTCTACAGAAACCCTCATTTCAGACATCACCAGGGATGAGATTCTAAAAGAATTAATTATATTTGTGAAATCTGTATCAGAGCATGTTGGAGTTTGTAGCAAACTACAGTTCTCAGTGATTCTAGCTGAGCAGTGCTAGTGAAGGCAAAGGATAAACATCTGTCTCTCTAACCATGGTTTCTCCAAAAAAGGTTCTCACTGATTTACCCATGAGTCCATCTTTGTGCTTGTTAAACAAACATGTGTATTTCCTGGGTTTCTTAGTGAATTGGTTTGGGGTTCAGCAGATATTTTATAGCAGCTTTTACATCCTTATTTCTCAAGCTATAGATTACAGGATTGAGCATGGGGGTCACTACCCCATAAAACAGAGAAATGAGCTTGTCTGATGCTTGCAATTTTTCTTCCCCAATCAGGTCTTGAGACTTTGGTTTTGCATACATAAAGATGATGGTACCATAAAATATGATTACCACAGTCAGGTGAGCTGAGCAGGTAGAAAATGCCTTGCGTCTTCCTGTGGCTGAGTTCATTTTCAAGATGGTGTAGAGGATGAGcatataggagaaaaaaatgaccatCAGTGGAAGAACCAGGAAGGCCATATTTGATATTACCATGGTGATAATATTGAGGGATATATCAGCACAAGCTAGCTTGAGGACAGCTAATATTTCACATGTGAAATGATTGATAATTTTATTCCCACAAAAAGGCAGTCTCATGGCAagtgatgtttgcacaactgAATTGATTCCACCGGAGAGCCAGGACACAGAAGCCATCAGTACATATGCCACTTTGCTCATGACGATGGGGTATCTCAGCGGGTTACAGATGGCCACATAACGATCAAATGCCATCATGCCAAGAAACAAACATTCTGTTGACCCCATTGCAAACCCAAAGAACATCTGCACTGCACATCCAGAGaaggaaatgtttcttttctttgagattaaGCTCACCAATGTTGAGGGAACAGAGGAGGATGTATAGCAGATATCCAGGAAAGAGAGGTTTCCCAGAAAGAAGTACATGGGTGTGTGAAGATGAGAATCAAAGATGCTTGCTATGATCAGAACACCATTGCCAATGAGAATCACTAGGTACATTACTAGAATCAGAGCAAAGTAAACAATCTCAATCTTTGGGTATCCAGAGAGACCCTGAAGAATAAATTCTGATAAAAGTGTCTGATTAATCTCATCAATGTCATCCACTTTCAGGAAATCAAAAGAAGAtctaacagaaaatatatttactgccAAGAAACAAACAGTACAAATTACCTGAACAATCATTCTTTTAGCTCATATTAGAAGAAGTGCTTGCTTGAAGTTCTGACATCCAGTTATCTTCAATAATGTGTGTGACCAGAATACAAGGACATGGAAATACCTATACCCCATCACTAATATGTGAAAAATCTA from the Callithrix jacchus isolate 240 chromosome 1, calJac240_pri, whole genome shotgun sequence genome contains:
- the OR13C3 gene encoding olfactory receptor 13C3 translates to MIVQVICTVCFLAVNIFSVRSSFDFLKVDDIDEINQTLLSEFILQGLSGYPKIEIVYFALILVMYLVILIGNGVLIIASIFDSHLHTPMYFFLGNLSFLDICYTSSSVPSTLVSLISKKRNISFSGCAVQMFFGFAMGSTECLFLGMMAFDRYVAICNPLRYPIVMSKVAYVLMASVSWLSGGINSVVQTSLAMRLPFCGNKIINHFTCEILAVLKLACADISLNIITMVISNMAFLVLPLMVIFFSYMLILYTILKMNSATGRRKAFSTCSAHLTVVIIFYGTIIFMYAKPKSQDLIGEEKLQASDKLISLFYGVVTPMLNPVIYSLRNKDVKAAIKYLLNPKPIH